One genomic window of Osmia bicornis bicornis chromosome 3, iOsmBic2.1, whole genome shotgun sequence includes the following:
- the LOC114872704 gene encoding coiled-coil domain-containing protein 149 isoform X1: MTVEMNGKSENITLTPDRNDFVSKDTLKKDLQIKCDELTHLNRELIQCRLQRDQFKLMVEQMQERFLYLKRQMNDTRDSKGCYNLDDHFKMLDLLTETREQNKCLKLQVETLRQKLGDAEADVKALRTNGNQTWIEDVQYASAIHQREEMIEQLERLNIKCCQLQTDLQTVLDEKQEMQMERDAFKCKAHRLNHELSRALSASTPVDLDALISENRYLQERMRQLLEEKELARQSLSKYKSMLDRERVKESVNWGTNTTVGAIMTSKQAEQWLYQDSCLSPQKSATAITDLRCLCKALIEALNDKTLALAHQKKANKILALRICELDSVTQSPTSTLLDGYKSVDAKGDQDFTTSRQMSDCSVENIVEYNVSTSHDDAKNSTAASENHITQQLYSMQMNLPKSLGVLVQKAMNNLRESERKKT; encoded by the exons ATGACTGTTGAGATGAAtggaaaaagtgaaaatattacattaaCACCTGATCGAAACGATTTTGTATCCAAA gATACATTGAAGAAGGATTTACAAATAAAGTGTGATGAACTTACACATTTAAATAGAGAATTGATTCAGTGTAGGTTGCAAAGAGATCAGTTCAAATTAATGGTAGAACAAATGCAAGAAagatttttgtatttaaaaaggCAAATGAACGATACACGTGATTCAAAAGG atgTTACAATCTGGATGATCACTTTAAGATGTTAGATCTACTAACAGAGACAAGAGAACAAAATAAGTGTCTTAAACTGCAAGTAGAAACATTAAGGCAAAAGTTAGGTGATGCAGAGGCTGATGTTAAAGCACTTCGTACAAATGGTAATCAAACTTGGATAGAAGATGTTCAATATGCATCAGCGATACATCAGAGAGAGGAAATGATAGAACAATTAGAAAGATTAAACATTAAG tGCTGTCAATTGCAGACTGATTTGCAAACAGTTCTAGATGAAAAACAAGAAATGCAAATGGAAAGGGATGCTTTTAAATGTAAGGCGCATCGTTTAAATCATGAACTATCGAGAGCATTAAGCGCATCGACGCCGGTAGATTTAGATGCTTTGATTAGTGAGAATAG ATATCTTCAAGAAAGAATGCGGCAACTACTTGAGGAGAAGGAACTTGCAAGACAATCtctttcaaaatataaa AGTATGCTGGATAGGGAACGAGTTAAAGAATCTGTGAATTGGGGTACAAATACTACCGTTGGCGCTATAATGACCTCTAAACAAG CAGAGCAGTGGTTGTATCAAGATTCTTGTCTGTCACCTCAAAAGTCTGCAACAGCAATTACCGACTTACGATGTTTGTGCAAAGCTCTGATAGAAGCTttaaacgataaaactttAGCTTTAGCGCATCAGAAAAAAGCAAACAA aatATTAGCATTGAGAATATGTGAATTAGACAGCGTAACGCAGTCTCCAACAAGTACGTTATTGGATGGATATAAAAGCGTCGACGCGAAAG GTGATCAAGATTTTACTACATCGAGGCAAATGTCCGATTGTAGCGTCGaaaatatcgtagaatataaTGTTTCAACCAGTCACGACGACGCGAAAAACAGTACAGCTGCCAGCGAAAATCACATCACTCAACAGTTATATTCAATGCAGATgaatcttccaaaaagtttaGGAGTTCTCGTTCAAAAGGCAATGAATAATTTaagagagagcgagagaaaAAAAACCTAA
- the LOC123987701 gene encoding uncharacterized protein LOC123987701: protein MYSDKFVAKSNCEQIKGKRVKFDKVKAATSMTTRKSNNKDGNRKKQTTSTQDSPESAIFYAWLDQLNWILHKKYLRERRHLVRSFYCQPFYYGDTTLYAT, encoded by the exons ATGTATTCCGACAAGTTTGTCGCCAAATCTAATTGTGAACAAATCAAAGGGAAACGTGTCAAGTTCGACAAAGTCAAAGCGGCAACGTCGATGACGACGCG AAAGTCGAATAATAAAGATGGCAATCGAAAAAAGCAAACCACTTCAACACAGGACTCGCCGGAAAGCGCTATATTCTATGCATGGCTGGACCAACTAAATTGGATATTACATAAGAAATATTTACGAGAACGGCGGCATCTCGTACGATCGTTTTATTGTCAACCTTTTTATTACGGAGATACAACTTTGTATGCAACATAA
- the LOC114872704 gene encoding coiled-coil domain-containing protein 149 isoform X2: MTVEMNGKSENITLTPDRNDFVSKDTLKKDLQIKCDELTHLNRELIQCRLQRDQFKLMVEQMQERFLYLKRQMNDTRDSKGCYNLDDHFKMLDLLTETREQNKCLKLQVETLRQKLGDAEADVKALRTNGNQTWIEDVQYASAIHQREEMIEQLERLNIKCCQLQTDLQTVLDEKQEMQMERDAFKCKAHRLNHELSRALSASTPVDLDALISENRYLQERMRQLLEEKELARQSLSKYKSMLDRERVKESVNWGTNTTVGAIMTSKQEQWLYQDSCLSPQKSATAITDLRCLCKALIEALNDKTLALAHQKKANKILALRICELDSVTQSPTSTLLDGYKSVDAKGDQDFTTSRQMSDCSVENIVEYNVSTSHDDAKNSTAASENHITQQLYSMQMNLPKSLGVLVQKAMNNLRESERKKT, translated from the exons ATGACTGTTGAGATGAAtggaaaaagtgaaaatattacattaaCACCTGATCGAAACGATTTTGTATCCAAA gATACATTGAAGAAGGATTTACAAATAAAGTGTGATGAACTTACACATTTAAATAGAGAATTGATTCAGTGTAGGTTGCAAAGAGATCAGTTCAAATTAATGGTAGAACAAATGCAAGAAagatttttgtatttaaaaaggCAAATGAACGATACACGTGATTCAAAAGG atgTTACAATCTGGATGATCACTTTAAGATGTTAGATCTACTAACAGAGACAAGAGAACAAAATAAGTGTCTTAAACTGCAAGTAGAAACATTAAGGCAAAAGTTAGGTGATGCAGAGGCTGATGTTAAAGCACTTCGTACAAATGGTAATCAAACTTGGATAGAAGATGTTCAATATGCATCAGCGATACATCAGAGAGAGGAAATGATAGAACAATTAGAAAGATTAAACATTAAG tGCTGTCAATTGCAGACTGATTTGCAAACAGTTCTAGATGAAAAACAAGAAATGCAAATGGAAAGGGATGCTTTTAAATGTAAGGCGCATCGTTTAAATCATGAACTATCGAGAGCATTAAGCGCATCGACGCCGGTAGATTTAGATGCTTTGATTAGTGAGAATAG ATATCTTCAAGAAAGAATGCGGCAACTACTTGAGGAGAAGGAACTTGCAAGACAATCtctttcaaaatataaa AGTATGCTGGATAGGGAACGAGTTAAAGAATCTGTGAATTGGGGTACAAATACTACCGTTGGCGCTATAATGACCTCTAAACAAG AGCAGTGGTTGTATCAAGATTCTTGTCTGTCACCTCAAAAGTCTGCAACAGCAATTACCGACTTACGATGTTTGTGCAAAGCTCTGATAGAAGCTttaaacgataaaactttAGCTTTAGCGCATCAGAAAAAAGCAAACAA aatATTAGCATTGAGAATATGTGAATTAGACAGCGTAACGCAGTCTCCAACAAGTACGTTATTGGATGGATATAAAAGCGTCGACGCGAAAG GTGATCAAGATTTTACTACATCGAGGCAAATGTCCGATTGTAGCGTCGaaaatatcgtagaatataaTGTTTCAACCAGTCACGACGACGCGAAAAACAGTACAGCTGCCAGCGAAAATCACATCACTCAACAGTTATATTCAATGCAGATgaatcttccaaaaagtttaGGAGTTCTCGTTCAAAAGGCAATGAATAATTTaagagagagcgagagaaaAAAAACCTAA